In one Pseudarthrobacter sp. NBSH8 genomic region, the following are encoded:
- the ald gene encoding alanine dehydrogenase produces MKIGIPKEIKSHEYRVAVTPAGVHELVAHGHDVFIEAGAGEGSSISDDAYTVAGATILQTDDEVWAIADLLLKVKEPIVEEYHRMRPDLTIFTYLHLAADEACTRALLDAGTTSIAYETVQLEDGSLPLLFPMSEVAGRLAPLVGAQCLTRPEGGRGVLIGGVSGVAPARVVIIGAGVSGMNAVAVAAGMWADVVLFDKNVDKLRAADRMYQGRVRTLAANQLAIEQEVIQADLVIGAVLVPGAKAPKIISNELVSRMKPGSVLVDIAIDQGGCFEDSHPTTHQEPTFRVHGSVFYCVANMPGAVPHTSTYALTNVTLPYVLQIADKGVERAVAENAALRAGLSTLSGRLTNTAVGAAHGIDVVDSLESLARS; encoded by the coding sequence ATGAAGATCGGCATCCCGAAGGAAATCAAGTCCCACGAATACCGAGTAGCCGTCACGCCGGCAGGCGTCCACGAGCTCGTTGCCCACGGTCATGACGTGTTTATTGAGGCCGGCGCCGGAGAGGGCTCGTCCATCTCCGATGATGCGTACACGGTCGCGGGAGCCACCATTCTTCAGACGGACGACGAGGTCTGGGCCATCGCGGACCTGCTGCTCAAGGTCAAGGAACCTATCGTCGAGGAATACCACCGCATGCGGCCGGACCTGACAATCTTCACGTATCTGCATCTGGCCGCCGACGAGGCCTGCACCCGGGCCCTGCTCGACGCCGGCACCACCTCCATTGCCTACGAGACGGTCCAGCTCGAAGACGGCTCGCTGCCGCTGCTTTTCCCCATGAGCGAAGTGGCCGGCCGGCTGGCTCCCCTGGTGGGCGCACAGTGCCTGACCCGCCCCGAGGGCGGCCGCGGCGTGCTGATCGGCGGCGTCTCCGGCGTGGCACCTGCCCGCGTGGTCATCATCGGCGCAGGCGTCTCCGGCATGAACGCCGTGGCCGTGGCCGCTGGCATGTGGGCGGACGTGGTCCTGTTCGACAAAAACGTGGACAAGCTGCGTGCCGCGGACCGCATGTACCAGGGCCGGGTCCGCACCCTCGCAGCCAACCAGCTCGCCATCGAGCAGGAGGTCATCCAGGCCGATCTGGTCATTGGCGCCGTGCTGGTGCCCGGCGCCAAGGCACCCAAGATCATCTCCAACGAGCTGGTCTCCCGCATGAAGCCCGGCAGCGTCCTGGTGGACATCGCCATTGACCAGGGCGGTTGCTTCGAGGATTCGCACCCGACCACGCATCAGGAACCCACCTTCCGCGTCCACGGCTCCGTCTTCTACTGCGTGGCCAACATGCCGGGCGCCGTCCCCCACACCTCCACCTACGCGCTGACCAACGTCACGCTGCCGTACGTTCTGCAGATCGCCGACAAGGGCGTGGAGCGGGCCGTGGCCGAGAATGCGGCATTGCGCGCAGGCCTGAGCACCCTGAGCGGCCGCCTGACCAACACCGCGGTCGGCGCGGCGCATGGCATCGACGTCGTTGATTCACTGGAATCTCTGGCCCGTAGCTAA
- a CDS encoding PLP-dependent aminotransferase family protein, which yields MPRTLIEIDRSSSEPLYRQVRRVIEHGISVGIFDSRRRLPSSRELAAELKVARNTINLAYQELLTEGLVLSHERRGIFVNPEMLAAAEAEVPATDSMIDWSSRMRRHADEGIPEVEKTTDWYTYPYPFVAGQVDVHSFPATAWIRSLREALYQPHRFASLQDSVGADDPMLIEMIRRQILPARGIEAGPDEVLITVGSQQGLDLLARTLLGPHQRVGIENPGYLDARHIFLRTGAQVYGIDVDGDGLCLPGTLSGTALLYVTPSHHHPTNVTLSMERRRRLLKLAATSGTVLIEDDYDSEFRYEGSPSPALKALDSTGDVLYLGTFSKFLSPGLRLGFLVGPAELIRELRKVRRYQVRHPPGHLQRALALMIDSGDYHRALRRHRRQMKSRWEMVSSLSAQYLPWDQGRYPPGGVSLWVEGPPGLDALELVRAVEKRGVLIERGDIYFIQPDAPRNCFRIGFGAIPSRSIAEGLAVVGEEAKILLAGRPKIAAE from the coding sequence GTGCCACGGACACTCATAGAGATTGACCGCAGTTCCAGCGAACCCCTGTACCGGCAGGTCCGCCGCGTCATCGAGCACGGCATCAGCGTCGGCATCTTCGATTCACGCCGCAGGCTCCCCAGCTCCCGCGAGCTGGCCGCCGAGCTCAAGGTTGCCCGCAACACCATCAACCTGGCCTACCAGGAACTGCTCACAGAGGGCCTGGTGCTCAGCCATGAGCGCCGCGGGATCTTCGTCAACCCGGAAATGCTGGCCGCGGCCGAGGCCGAGGTGCCTGCCACGGATTCGATGATCGACTGGTCCTCCCGGATGCGGCGCCACGCCGACGAAGGCATCCCGGAGGTGGAAAAGACCACGGACTGGTACACCTACCCGTACCCGTTCGTCGCCGGACAGGTGGACGTCCACAGCTTTCCCGCCACCGCCTGGATACGGAGCCTGCGCGAAGCCCTGTACCAGCCCCACCGCTTCGCCAGCCTCCAGGACAGCGTAGGCGCGGACGACCCCATGCTCATCGAGATGATCCGCCGCCAGATCCTTCCCGCACGCGGCATCGAGGCCGGGCCGGATGAAGTCCTCATCACGGTCGGCTCCCAGCAGGGTCTGGATCTGCTGGCCAGGACGCTGCTCGGCCCCCACCAGCGCGTGGGCATAGAGAACCCCGGCTATCTTGACGCCCGCCACATCTTCCTGCGCACCGGCGCCCAGGTCTACGGCATCGACGTCGACGGGGACGGACTCTGCCTCCCCGGGACCCTCAGCGGCACCGCCCTCCTGTATGTCACCCCCAGCCACCACCACCCGACCAATGTCACGCTGAGCATGGAGCGCCGCCGTCGTCTGCTCAAGCTCGCCGCCACTTCCGGAACAGTGCTCATCGAGGATGACTACGACAGCGAATTCCGTTATGAAGGCAGCCCCAGCCCCGCGCTGAAAGCCCTGGATTCCACCGGCGACGTGCTGTACCTCGGCACATTCTCCAAGTTCCTGTCGCCCGGTTTGCGGCTGGGGTTTTTGGTCGGCCCAGCCGAATTGATCCGCGAACTAAGAAAGGTGCGCCGTTATCAAGTCCGCCATCCGCCAGGCCATTTACAGCGGGCGCTCGCTCTGATGATTGACAGCGGGGACTATCACCGTGCGTTGCGGCGCCACCGCCGGCAGATGAAATCCCGCTGGGAGATGGTCAGCAGCCTCTCGGCACAATATCTGCCCTGGGATCAGGGCAGATACCCGCCCGGCGGCGTCAGTCTTTGGGTGGAGGGGCCACCCGGGCTGGATGCCTTGGAGTTGGTCCGCGCCGTAGAAAAGCGCGGAGTGCTCATTGAACGTGGCGATATATATTTCATCCAACCGGACGCACCGCGGAATTGCTTCAGGATTGGTTTTGGCGCCATTCCCTCGCGCTCAATTGCGGAGGGTTTGGCAGTGGTCGGCGAGGAAGCAAAGATCCTGCTTGCCGGGAGACCCAAAATCGCCGCTGAATAG
- a CDS encoding NAD-dependent succinate-semialdehyde dehydrogenase → MSIQSTTNSRTSQQALDAIATVSTGLFIDGEWAEAASGARFDVVNPATEEVIATIADGGPEDARRAIETAGRVQKEWAKTSPRERSEILRRAYDLITARQDELALIMTSEMGKPFPEAKGEVAYAAEFFRWFSEEAVRIGGDLTTAGDGKNRILVSKEPVGPCVLVTPWNFPLAMGTRKIGPAIAAGCTMVFKPANLAPLSSLALVDILIEAGLPRGVLNVVCTTKASEVVSPWMASGIARKISFTGSTEVGVRLLQQASQHVMRSSMELGGNAPFIVFEDADLDRAVDGAVAAKMRNMGEACTAANRLFVQRPIADEFARRLAARLSALSVGDGADSGTDVGPLVEEKALTKMQELVDDAVSKGATVVCGGSRLGRPGYFYTPTVLSGVSPDSDLMSQEIFGPVAPVVPFDTEEEVTRLANDTPWGLVGYLFTQDVDRGFRMGDALEVGMVGLNTGIVSNPAAPFGGIKASGLGREGGRVGIEEFLETKYMAIPRV, encoded by the coding sequence ATGAGTATCCAGTCAACGACCAACTCCCGGACCTCGCAGCAGGCGCTTGACGCCATCGCCACGGTCAGCACCGGCCTGTTCATCGACGGCGAATGGGCCGAAGCGGCGTCCGGGGCCCGTTTCGACGTCGTAAATCCCGCCACTGAAGAGGTCATCGCCACGATAGCTGACGGCGGTCCCGAAGACGCCCGCCGGGCCATCGAAACCGCCGGCCGCGTACAGAAGGAATGGGCCAAGACCTCGCCGCGCGAGCGGAGCGAGATCCTCCGCCGTGCCTACGACCTGATCACGGCCCGCCAGGATGAGCTCGCTCTCATCATGACCAGCGAAATGGGCAAGCCGTTCCCGGAGGCCAAGGGCGAAGTTGCCTACGCCGCGGAGTTCTTTCGTTGGTTCTCGGAGGAAGCCGTCCGGATCGGCGGCGACCTGACCACCGCCGGCGACGGCAAGAACCGCATCCTCGTCTCCAAGGAGCCCGTGGGCCCCTGCGTGCTGGTCACGCCGTGGAACTTCCCCCTGGCCATGGGCACTCGGAAGATCGGCCCGGCCATCGCGGCCGGCTGCACCATGGTGTTCAAGCCCGCCAACCTCGCCCCGCTGTCCTCCCTGGCGCTCGTGGACATCCTGATCGAGGCTGGCCTGCCCAGGGGTGTGCTCAACGTTGTCTGCACCACCAAGGCTTCGGAGGTGGTGTCGCCCTGGATGGCCAGCGGCATCGCCCGCAAAATCAGCTTCACCGGCTCCACCGAAGTCGGCGTGCGCCTGCTCCAGCAGGCATCGCAGCACGTCATGCGCTCCTCGATGGAACTGGGCGGGAACGCCCCGTTCATCGTGTTCGAGGACGCTGACCTGGACCGCGCTGTGGATGGCGCCGTCGCCGCGAAGATGCGCAACATGGGAGAGGCCTGCACGGCAGCCAACCGGCTCTTTGTGCAGCGCCCCATCGCGGACGAATTCGCCCGACGGCTGGCCGCCCGCCTCAGTGCCCTTTCGGTGGGCGACGGAGCCGACTCCGGCACTGACGTTGGGCCCCTCGTCGAAGAGAAGGCACTCACTAAAATGCAGGAACTGGTGGACGACGCCGTGTCCAAGGGCGCCACGGTGGTGTGCGGTGGCTCCCGCCTGGGCCGCCCCGGCTACTTCTACACTCCCACTGTTCTGTCCGGCGTCAGCCCGGATTCCGACCTGATGAGCCAGGAGATCTTCGGGCCCGTGGCTCCTGTGGTTCCCTTCGACACCGAAGAGGAAGTCACCCGGCTGGCCAACGACACCCCGTGGGGGCTGGTGGGCTATCTCTTTACACAGGACGTGGACCGGGGCTTCCGCATGGGCGACGCCCTTGAAGTTGGCATGGTTGGGCTCAACACTGGAATTGTCTCCAACCCTGCGGCGCCCTTCGGCGGCATCAAGGCCTCCGGCCTGGGCCGCGAGGGTGGCCGGGTCGGAATCGAGGAATTCCTCGAGACCAAGTACATGGCTATTCCCCGCGTCTAA
- the xsc gene encoding sulfoacetaldehyde acetyltransferase has product MSQDTVELSAVANDGTAEAPVTESSAAQGNGAQAQAAPARPVREVVKGVQKMTPSEAFVETMVANDVTDIFGIMGSAFMDAMDIFAPAGIRLVPVVHEQGAAHMADGYSRASGRHGVVIGQNGPGISNCVTGIAAAFWAHSPVVIVTPEAGTTGIGLGGFQEAKQLPMFQEFTKYQGHVTHPARMAEFTGRCFDRAMSENGPTQLNIPRDYFYGEITVEIPQPRRVDRGAGGTKSLDEAAALLATAKFPVIVSGGGVVMADGVEECKALAERLGAPVVNSYQHNDSFPASHPLWAGPLGYQGSKAGMKLISQADVVIALGTRLGPFGTLPQYGQAYWPTEAKIIQIDADHTMLGLVKKISVGICGDAKAVALELSMRLDQLTLACDATKAERAATIKAEKESWEEELTAWTHEKDEYSLDMLEEHKNEEGNWLSPRQVLRELEKALPENVMISTDIGNINSVAHSYLRFEKPRSFFAPMSFGNCGYALPTMIGAKAAAMDRPAVAYAGDGAWAMSMGEVLTAVRHDIPVTAIVFRNRQWGAEKKNQVEFYNRRFIAGELDNGESFAAMAQTMGAEGIVVDQLEEVGPALQRALAAQMEEGKTTVIEIMCTRELGDPFRRDALAKPVRTLEKYKDYV; this is encoded by the coding sequence ATGAGCCAAGACACCGTCGAACTCTCAGCCGTTGCCAACGACGGCACGGCAGAAGCGCCCGTCACCGAGTCATCCGCGGCGCAGGGCAATGGCGCCCAGGCCCAGGCAGCACCGGCCAGGCCCGTCCGCGAAGTCGTGAAGGGCGTGCAGAAGATGACTCCGTCGGAGGCCTTCGTTGAGACGATGGTCGCCAACGACGTCACCGATATTTTCGGCATCATGGGTTCAGCCTTCATGGACGCCATGGACATCTTCGCCCCCGCAGGCATCCGCCTGGTTCCGGTGGTCCACGAGCAGGGTGCAGCCCACATGGCTGACGGCTATTCCCGTGCCAGCGGACGCCACGGCGTGGTAATCGGCCAGAACGGTCCGGGCATCAGCAACTGCGTCACCGGCATCGCAGCAGCATTCTGGGCGCACAGCCCCGTGGTCATCGTGACGCCGGAAGCCGGCACCACAGGCATCGGACTCGGCGGCTTCCAGGAGGCCAAGCAGTTGCCCATGTTCCAGGAATTCACCAAGTACCAGGGCCATGTGACCCACCCGGCCCGCATGGCCGAATTCACGGGCCGCTGCTTCGACCGCGCCATGTCTGAAAACGGCCCCACCCAGCTGAACATCCCGCGTGACTACTTCTACGGCGAGATCACTGTGGAGATCCCGCAGCCGCGCCGCGTGGACCGCGGTGCCGGCGGCACCAAGAGCCTGGACGAGGCGGCGGCCCTGCTCGCCACGGCCAAGTTCCCTGTGATCGTCTCCGGCGGCGGCGTCGTCATGGCCGACGGCGTCGAGGAATGCAAGGCACTGGCCGAGCGCCTGGGTGCCCCGGTGGTCAACAGCTACCAGCACAACGACTCCTTCCCGGCCAGCCACCCGCTCTGGGCCGGACCGCTGGGCTACCAGGGGTCCAAGGCAGGCATGAAGCTCATCTCCCAGGCGGACGTCGTGATCGCCCTCGGCACCCGCCTGGGCCCGTTCGGCACCCTGCCGCAGTACGGCCAGGCCTACTGGCCCACCGAAGCGAAGATCATCCAGATCGACGCCGACCACACAATGCTCGGCCTGGTCAAGAAGATCAGCGTGGGCATCTGCGGCGACGCCAAGGCCGTGGCACTCGAGCTGAGCATGCGCCTGGACCAGCTCACCCTGGCCTGCGACGCCACGAAAGCCGAGCGTGCCGCCACCATCAAGGCCGAGAAGGAAAGCTGGGAAGAGGAACTCACCGCGTGGACCCACGAAAAGGATGAGTACAGCCTGGACATGCTCGAAGAGCACAAGAACGAGGAAGGCAACTGGCTGTCCCCGCGCCAGGTCCTTCGAGAGCTCGAGAAGGCCTTGCCGGAGAACGTCATGATCTCCACCGACATCGGCAATATCAACTCCGTGGCCCACAGCTACCTGCGTTTCGAGAAGCCGCGCAGTTTCTTCGCCCCGATGAGCTTCGGCAACTGCGGCTACGCGCTGCCGACCATGATCGGCGCCAAGGCCGCGGCCATGGACCGCCCTGCCGTGGCCTACGCCGGTGACGGCGCCTGGGCCATGAGCATGGGCGAGGTCCTCACCGCCGTCCGGCACGACATCCCCGTCACGGCCATCGTCTTCCGCAACCGCCAGTGGGGTGCGGAGAAGAAGAACCAAGTGGAGTTCTACAACCGCCGCTTCATTGCCGGCGAGCTCGACAACGGGGAAAGCTTCGCTGCCATGGCCCAGACCATGGGAGCCGAAGGCATTGTGGTCGACCAGCTCGAGGAGGTGGGCCCCGCCCTCCAGCGGGCGCTCGCCGCCCAGATGGAAGAAGGCAAGACCACGGTCATCGAGATCATGTGCACACGCGAACTGGGAGACCCCTTCCGCCGCGATGCCCTCGCCAAGCCGGTCCGCACCCTCGAGAAGTACAAGGACTACGTCTAA